The Fluviispira sanaruensis sequence ACCGGTAATAAGAATTTTTAATTTTTCATGGGAGTATTTTGCATGTAAAAAAAGATCATTTTTTAATGTTCGATGTCTATATGTAAATAATCGATTTAATTTATTATCAACAAAATGTTTACCAAACATATTTAAAATTGAACTCATTGGTAAAGAATATTCAATATGATCGACAATTTTTGATTTTTTATTATCGATCTTTTCAAATGAATGAGTGTGTTTCCACGATTTAAATGGACCTATTAATTGAATGTCCTCAAATTGTTTATTTGCAATAAAATTTTGATGTTTTGCTTTAAACTTTAAAGTAACACATGCAATTCTCATTTTGGCTGTAATAGTATCTCCATTGTAGATGCCGCCAGAACGTTCCTCAATTTCGAAAGGTATCCAAGGCGGAGTCATTCGTTCGAGAGCTCCCATCCGTTCATGCCAATGAAAAGCTTCTTCTACAGAGACTGGTAAATGGCATGTTCTGATAAATGTTTTTACTGACATAAATAAAAAACTCCTGATAAAACAACTTGAGCAAGTCTATCAGGAGTTTAATGTGTCGCCAAGAAAAATAAATTTCGTTATTTTTCTTTATTTTTGAATACCAAGCTTTTCGTGCAATTCACCCGATTTGAACATTTCAATAAAAATATCGCAACCACCGACAAATTCTCCTTTAACAAAGATCTGTGGTGAGGTTGGCCAATTGTTGATTTCTTTTAATGTTGACCAAAGTTCTGGATCACTGTCCATATCTTCAGAGCCAAAAGGACGACCAAGCTCATTTAAAGCACGCACAACGCGTGCAGAAAAACCGCAGCGAGGTGCTTCAGGGGTCCCGCGCATATAAACCATTATATCGTTATTTTTTACATCATTTTCAATTTTAGTTTTCCAAGTTGGATTCAAGTTAGAATCTCCTTTACTTAATATAAGATTTAGAGGGGTTGATGTTTTTGTTTTTCATCCGCCCATTGCTTCTGGGTATATGCTTTTATAGCGAGAGCATGCACTTCACCGGTATCAACCTCTTCTTTAAATAGTTCCATAATCATTCTATGGCGTTTTAAAGCAGGTTGGCCTTCAAAAGCATTTGAAATCACAATGACAGAATAGTGGTCTGTTCCGCCTGAAAATTCACTGACAAGGCACTCCGCTTCAGCAATCCCAGATTCAATACGCTTTTTCACTTCATGGCTCAACATTAAAAAAAACCTCTGCTTGAATAATTTTGACTTACGGATGTGAAGCGACAGCAACCAACCGTAATGTTTGAGATATAGCGCGACAGCCTGAGACCAAAAAAGAGGTCAAATAATGTTCCGCCACC is a genomic window containing:
- a CDS encoding BolA/IbaG family iron-sulfur metabolism protein, with product MLSHEVKKRIESGIAEAECLVSEFSGGTDHYSVIVISNAFEGQPALKRHRMIMELFKEEVDTGEVHALAIKAYTQKQWADEKQKHQPL
- the grxD gene encoding Grx4 family monothiol glutaredoxin, with protein sequence MNPTWKTKIENDVKNNDIMVYMRGTPEAPRCGFSARVVRALNELGRPFGSEDMDSDPELWSTLKEINNWPTSPQIFVKGEFVGGCDIFIEMFKSGELHEKLGIQK